Proteins encoded in a region of the Paenibacillus sp. E222 genome:
- a CDS encoding FtsX-like permease family protein: MFLAMKELMHSKTRFLMIIIIFVLIAWLVFILSGLGNGLSTLAASTFKTMKADYVIFEEGSQSSMSKSLLSDQLMAEVELLPNVSAATPMGSTMATALKEQSIKNEEKLDIAIIGINPGSFLEPAVVEGESLSSANPTGVVVNSTMKDEGYNIGDTFQLDGTTESLTIIGFVENQTYNHVASVFTPMAEWRKITFAAPGSDKGVAGPVNAIMLQGKDIDPNVMNNMLTSTDTVTRTAAVQGMPGYKEENGTILMMLAFLLAISAFVLGVFFYVMTMQKTNQFGIMKAIGASNRFLSKSIVSQVFVLSLTSIVVGILLTYGTAAIMPKGMPFKLETSLVVTYSVILLIIAMLSSMISVRKITKIDPLKALGRVE, translated from the coding sequence ATGTTTTTAGCTATGAAGGAATTGATGCATAGTAAAACAAGGTTTTTAATGATCATCATCATTTTTGTACTAATAGCTTGGTTGGTATTTATCTTATCCGGTTTGGGAAATGGTTTATCTACGTTAGCTGCGTCAACATTCAAGACGATGAAGGCGGATTATGTCATTTTTGAAGAAGGGTCGCAGTCATCAATGAGCAAGTCGCTACTATCGGATCAATTAATGGCGGAAGTGGAGCTGCTACCAAATGTGAGTGCTGCCACACCTATGGGAAGCACGATGGCAACGGCGTTGAAGGAACAAAGCATCAAAAATGAGGAGAAGTTGGATATTGCGATTATAGGCATCAACCCAGGGAGCTTCTTGGAACCTGCTGTCGTGGAAGGGGAAAGTCTATCCTCTGCGAACCCTACTGGTGTCGTGGTGAATTCGACCATGAAGGATGAGGGCTATAACATTGGTGATACTTTTCAATTAGATGGCACGACAGAATCATTGACAATTATCGGATTTGTCGAGAATCAGACATATAACCACGTAGCGTCGGTATTTACTCCGATGGCTGAATGGCGAAAGATCACCTTTGCGGCCCCGGGTTCGGATAAGGGAGTTGCAGGGCCCGTTAATGCAATTATGTTACAAGGCAAGGATATCGATCCAAACGTAATGAATAACATGCTAACAAGTACGGACACGGTGACTAGAACGGCAGCAGTTCAAGGAATGCCAGGGTACAAAGAAGAGAATGGTACGATTTTAATGATGCTTGCATTTCTGCTCGCTATCTCCGCCTTCGTGCTTGGGGTATTCTTTTATGTAATGACGATGCAGAAGACTAACCAGTTCGGCATTATGAAAGCGATAGGCGCTAGTAACCGATTTTTGAGCAAATCCATTGTATCTCAAGTGTTTGTGCTTTCGCTGACCAGTATTGTCGTTGGAATCTTGCTTACTTATGGGACAGCAGCCATTATGCCTAAGGGCATGCCATTCAAGCTGGAAACCAGTCTTGTCGTCACGTATTCTGTTATCTTGCTGATTATCGCTATGTTAAGTTCGATGATATCTGTTCGAAAGATTACAAAGATTGATCCCCTCAAGGCGCTCGGGAGGGTTGAATAA
- a CDS encoding HEAT repeat domain-containing protein — translation MTNNHDIGAINELPENFEELKRAANRSASWRDRLNAVNELGNWDTAPTIQLLHYVLKNDQVFQVREAAYLKLKQMDEDVQMPAKNKGDLFKGLNKILLRIKKSLPEGHTFEQFKEKLQKTRLDIYDTYEGDKDAEFDSWLHGIWETLGRR, via the coding sequence TTGACGAACAACCATGATATTGGAGCAATTAACGAACTACCGGAAAACTTTGAAGAGCTCAAACGAGCGGCTAATCGGTCGGCAAGCTGGAGAGACCGACTGAATGCAGTGAACGAATTGGGAAACTGGGATACAGCCCCTACCATACAGTTACTACATTATGTTTTGAAAAATGATCAAGTGTTTCAAGTGCGCGAAGCCGCATATCTTAAGCTTAAGCAGATGGATGAAGATGTACAAATGCCTGCCAAAAACAAAGGCGATTTGTTTAAAGGTCTTAACAAAATTTTGCTGCGGATTAAAAAAAGCCTTCCCGAAGGTCACACATTTGAGCAATTTAAGGAAAAACTGCAAAAGACACGTCTGGATATCTATGATACTTACGAGGGCGACAAAGATGCTGAGTTCGACTCCTGGCTCCATGGAATTTGGGAGACACTAGGTAGAAGATAG
- a CDS encoding helix-turn-helix domain-containing protein has translation MPDTFRDEVKEKIINGDYNCEKELTLSILSGKWKIVILWHLCVEGPYRFSDLQRLFPKISHKILTNQLRELMEDGIVHREVYPEVPPKVEYSMTELGMTLLPIVEMMYEWGKNRIAEIIKEMDIPESNK, from the coding sequence ATGCCAGATACGTTTAGAGATGAAGTTAAAGAAAAGATCATAAATGGTGATTATAATTGTGAAAAAGAACTTACCTTATCCATTCTAAGTGGTAAATGGAAAATTGTTATTTTATGGCATTTATGTGTAGAAGGACCGTATCGATTCAGTGATCTCCAAAGGCTTTTTCCAAAAATATCTCATAAAATATTAACGAATCAATTAAGAGAACTGATGGAAGATGGAATAGTTCATCGCGAGGTTTATCCAGAAGTTCCACCCAAAGTGGAATATTCCATGACTGAATTGGGGATGACTTTACTTCCTATCGTTGAAATGATGTATGAATGGGGAAAAAATCGGATAGCAGAAATCATAAAAGAAATGGATATACCGGAATCAAACAAATAA
- a CDS encoding DUF6199 family natural product biosynthesis protein — MTGIIGVLVLIIGLIMAIWPYFAWYLRLGWNFKDAEPSDLALNAGRISGIVLVIVGFILIVSSCSTGSGADSKWAEQFKEKLDTGQVKEISIGMINPSILSEEEKNTVIQMIQDAELRPFDAGDVVGSNNAGKITFTDETSLDIVIFGPSGGIELHSKAPEMEYKIMSEELKNWFQTNYSD, encoded by the coding sequence TTGACAGGAATTATAGGTGTTTTAGTCTTAATAATAGGATTAATTATGGCGATTTGGCCTTACTTTGCTTGGTATTTACGACTGGGATGGAACTTTAAAGATGCGGAGCCAAGTGACTTAGCATTAAATGCTGGACGGATTTCAGGTATTGTCTTAGTGATTGTCGGTTTTATACTAATCGTTTCAAGTTGCTCCACAGGAAGCGGAGCGGACAGCAAATGGGCAGAACAATTTAAAGAAAAACTTGATACAGGGCAAGTAAAAGAAATCAGTATCGGCATGATTAATCCCTCCATATTAAGCGAGGAAGAAAAAAATACGGTTATCCAAATGATACAAGATGCAGAACTTAGACCTTTTGATGCAGGTGATGTTGTTGGATCGAACAATGCTGGGAAAATTACATTTACAGATGAAACGAGCCTAGACATCGTTATTTTCGGACCATCTGGAGGAATCGAATTGCATTCGAAGGCTCCCGAGATGGAGTATAAGATAATGAGTGAAGAGTTAAAAAATTGGTTTCAAACAAATTATAGTGATTAG
- a CDS encoding transporter, whose translation MGFFPMPGPGGGFPGGPVGPGGPSFPGGAPGGVQPPTAPPPQFIPQMQTATYAIDPGGIRRCMFRNTYIWLNNGEQFWFFPVFVGRNSVAGFRWFGFFWGYFGIDLNRISSFTCF comes from the coding sequence ATGGGATTTTTTCCAATGCCGGGGCCTGGTGGAGGGTTTCCAGGTGGACCAGTCGGACCGGGAGGGCCGAGTTTTCCAGGGGGTGCACCCGGAGGCGTTCAACCGCCGACGGCTCCTCCACCGCAGTTCATACCACAAATGCAGACCGCCACATATGCTATCGACCCTGGCGGGATCAGACGCTGCATGTTCCGCAACACATACATTTGGCTGAACAATGGCGAGCAATTCTGGTTCTTCCCGGTATTCGTCGGGCGTAATTCTGTTGCAGGGTTCAGATGGTTCGGTTTCTTCTGGGGATACTTCGGTATTGATTTGAATCGGATTAGCTCGTTCACATGCTTTTAA
- a CDS encoding ABC transporter ATP-binding protein, with translation MTKGLQMSKVTKYYAEGSNRIAALDHVSISVEPGEFVAVVGPSGSGKSTFLSIAGALLQASEGEVKLNGHHISTLTAKELANVRLQEIGFIMQSSNLVPYLNVLDQLLIIKRMSGKVEREDKVFATKLLEELGLGSKLRSFPEELSGGEKQRTAIARALINNPNIILADEPTASLDTKRAHEVVSLIAQEVNSRQKAAIMVTHDERMLEYCDKVYRMEDGKLSLQ, from the coding sequence ATGACTAAGGGATTGCAAATGAGTAAAGTCACAAAGTATTATGCCGAAGGAAGCAATCGGATCGCAGCACTTGATCATGTGTCCATTTCAGTGGAGCCGGGTGAATTTGTGGCTGTAGTTGGACCGTCGGGTTCTGGTAAAAGTACGTTTTTGTCTATTGCTGGAGCGCTACTTCAAGCCTCAGAAGGAGAAGTTAAGCTAAATGGACATCATATTTCTACACTTACTGCCAAAGAGCTGGCGAATGTAAGGCTACAAGAAATCGGATTTATTATGCAATCCTCGAATTTGGTTCCTTATCTAAATGTTCTGGATCAATTGCTCATCATAAAAAGGATGTCGGGAAAGGTTGAAAGGGAGGATAAGGTTTTCGCCACGAAGTTGCTGGAAGAGCTGGGTCTGGGCTCGAAGTTGAGAAGCTTCCCAGAGGAGCTATCGGGTGGTGAGAAGCAGCGGACAGCGATTGCTCGTGCTCTAATTAATAATCCCAACATCATCTTGGCGGATGAGCCGACAGCAAGTTTGGATACCAAACGTGCCCATGAAGTGGTCAGTCTCATCGCCCAAGAGGTGAATTCACGTCAGAAAGCAGCGATTATGGTTACTCATGATGAACGTATGCTTGAATATTGCGACAAGGTATACCGGATGGAAGATGGAAAATTGTCTTTGCAGTAG
- a CDS encoding DJ-1/PfpI family protein yields the protein MSKKALFIIPPERFNEDELSQPKAELESNGIDVTIASTKTGEIIGDYEGKATAEVIFSDVIASDYDVVSVIGGSGTNDHLWGNQELQDYLKQAYTDKVLVTGICAGAVTVAKTGLLTGREATCYPVDVQKDQLKANKVTYVEKHVVAHEDIITGDGPDGAKEFGEALVKALS from the coding sequence ATGAGTAAAAAAGCACTCTTTATTATACCACCAGAACGTTTCAATGAGGATGAATTATCTCAACCAAAAGCCGAATTGGAAAGCAACGGAATTGATGTGACCATTGCAAGTACGAAAACAGGTGAAATCATAGGGGATTATGAAGGCAAAGCAACTGCTGAGGTCATTTTCTCTGACGTTATTGCTTCTGATTATGATGTTGTATCAGTGATTGGTGGATCTGGTACGAACGATCATCTATGGGGGAATCAAGAATTACAAGATTACTTGAAACAAGCGTATACTGATAAAGTTCTGGTAACAGGAATTTGTGCAGGTGCGGTTACTGTAGCTAAAACCGGTTTACTTACCGGAAGAGAGGCTACTTGCTATCCAGTAGATGTACAAAAAGACCAATTAAAAGCGAATAAAGTAACATATGTTGAAAAACATGTTGTTGCTCATGAAGATATTATCACTGGCGATGGTCCGGATGGCGCTAAAGAATTTGGAGAAGCTTTAGTAAAAGCATTAAGCTAA
- a CDS encoding YceI family protein, with product MNSIQWEVDPDHSSVEFSVAHLMINKIKGVFEQFEAVLSFDPNDVTTLGIRASIDANSVTTRQRQRDEHLRSEEFFDAANYPAITFQSTNCVLTGERQYELAGNLTLHGVTKPITFHTVFEGFNKDPRGRERAGFHSNASIDRNEFGLSFNSPLETGGIVVGNEVNIELYIEAIRID from the coding sequence ATGAACAGTATCCAATGGGAAGTAGATCCTGATCACAGCTCCGTCGAGTTTTCGGTGGCGCATTTAATGATCAATAAAATCAAAGGTGTATTCGAGCAATTCGAAGCGGTTTTAAGTTTTGACCCCAACGATGTAACAACCCTGGGTATTCGGGCTTCCATCGACGCAAATAGTGTCACTACTCGCCAGCGGCAACGCGATGAACACCTGAGGAGCGAAGAATTCTTTGATGCCGCCAACTATCCAGCGATTACGTTTCAAAGCACCAACTGCGTTCTTACTGGCGAACGGCAATATGAACTTGCAGGCAATCTAACGCTCCATGGCGTAACAAAACCTATCACTTTTCATACCGTTTTTGAAGGGTTTAATAAAGACCCTCGTGGCCGGGAACGTGCAGGATTTCATTCGAATGCCAGTATCGATCGTAATGAATTTGGTTTGAGCTTCAACTCGCCTCTGGAAACGGGCGGAATTGTCGTTGGAAATGAAGTAAACATCGAGCTTTATATCGAGGCAATTCGAATAGATTAG
- a CDS encoding 5-methyltetrahydropteroyltriglutamate--homocysteine S-methyltransferase, whose protein sequence is MIPFRNDHVGSFLRPANLSQAREQYKSGNITYEELRAVEDKEIIRIIEKQKENGVLAVTDGEFRRSWWHFDFLDGLDGVELYEQIDGPKFHNMQTRKGGIRVFGKVDFSSHPFVEDFVFLKKHAGDAVVKQTIPSPNMLLYRLENGANTYTDREQFLQDTIAAYQKAIQAFYDAGCRYLQLDDTAWADLFSEAGHDKLRAKGLEPAEELKTMQRMINESLAHKPADLVVTMHICRGNYKSNYFSTGGYEYASEVIFGGLNVDGLFLEFDDERSGGFEPLQYVNRKDLKIVLGLLTSKSGELEDKEQIKARIAEAATYVSLEQLCLSPQCGFSSTEEGNILTEEQQWRKLRYVKEIAEEVWN, encoded by the coding sequence ATGATACCATTTCGTAATGATCATGTAGGTAGCTTTCTACGTCCTGCAAATTTAAGTCAGGCACGTGAACAATATAAATCAGGCAATATCACATATGAGGAATTAAGAGCTGTGGAAGATAAAGAGATTATTCGAATTATTGAAAAGCAAAAGGAAAATGGCGTATTGGCCGTTACCGATGGTGAATTCCGCAGAAGCTGGTGGCATTTTGATTTTCTGGATGGCTTGGATGGCGTAGAGTTATATGAGCAAATAGATGGACCAAAATTCCATAACATGCAAACTCGCAAGGGTGGGATTCGTGTTTTTGGTAAAGTTGATTTCTCGAGTCATCCCTTTGTTGAGGATTTTGTGTTTTTGAAAAAGCATGCAGGTGACGCAGTGGTGAAACAGACCATTCCAAGTCCCAACATGCTTCTATATCGGTTGGAAAATGGTGCCAATACCTATACGGATCGGGAGCAATTCCTTCAGGATACGATTGCGGCGTATCAAAAAGCCATTCAAGCCTTCTATGATGCGGGATGTCGATACCTGCAATTGGATGATACCGCTTGGGCAGATCTATTCTCAGAAGCTGGTCACGATAAGCTGCGTGCTAAAGGTCTGGAACCGGCGGAAGAGTTGAAAACGATGCAGCGAATGATTAATGAATCCTTGGCTCATAAACCGGCAGATTTAGTTGTGACGATGCATATTTGTCGTGGTAACTATAAATCGAACTATTTCTCAACGGGTGGTTACGAGTACGCTTCTGAAGTTATTTTTGGAGGCTTAAACGTAGATGGATTATTCTTAGAGTTTGATGATGAGCGCTCAGGTGGTTTCGAGCCATTACAATATGTGAATCGAAAAGATTTGAAAATCGTACTTGGTTTACTCACATCGAAATCAGGCGAGTTAGAGGATAAAGAACAAATTAAGGCTCGGATTGCAGAGGCGGCAACCTATGTATCACTTGAGCAGCTTTGTTTGAGCCCACAATGTGGTTTTTCGTCTACAGAAGAAGGCAATATTTTAACGGAAGAACAACAATGGCGTAAACTTCGTTATGTAAAGGAAATTGCAGAAGAAGTTTGGAATTAA
- a CDS encoding YndJ family transporter, with protein MNSSLKQLMKSLLAPVFPGGIITILIFYLDYFQFELVEKFLLFAAFVIVPLVILLLNHDEKNKHQRMIYAAMKWLQFPAALFTLASVMSSKMWGLESTAIPGILSLGWLLFTLLLGIYGLTTIVISKGKAAEVAIGAGLVYFFVGGIWFTLYQYQLNLFQANPATHALSSLHFHFSSAIVPIFIGALGRIMTKKSWYPWVVAIDIIGPILIAIGMIFSKPIEYIGVSLFACNIVVYTAYLLAYLRKNALDIKAAFFLGLSCLAFYTVVVISIFYPLLKNMYSLTILDFIPIYGSLHAFGFVLCGLIGWVFMVDFIKEKANQSGL; from the coding sequence ATGAATAGTTCCTTGAAGCAACTAATGAAATCATTATTAGCACCAGTGTTTCCCGGTGGAATCATAACCATTCTGATATTTTATCTTGATTACTTTCAATTCGAACTTGTTGAGAAATTTCTACTGTTTGCGGCTTTCGTCATTGTACCTCTTGTGATTTTACTTTTGAACCATGACGAAAAGAATAAACATCAACGAATGATATATGCTGCTATGAAATGGCTTCAATTTCCCGCTGCGCTTTTTACCCTGGCCTCGGTAATGAGTAGTAAGATGTGGGGGTTAGAAAGTACGGCAATCCCAGGGATTCTGTCCCTTGGATGGCTACTGTTCACCCTGCTGCTTGGCATCTATGGCTTGACCACGATTGTGATCTCTAAAGGAAAAGCAGCGGAAGTAGCGATTGGAGCGGGGCTCGTTTATTTTTTTGTCGGGGGCATTTGGTTTACCTTATATCAATATCAATTGAACCTCTTCCAGGCTAATCCTGCAACGCACGCGTTAAGCTCGCTCCACTTCCATTTCTCATCTGCTATCGTTCCAATTTTTATTGGTGCACTGGGACGCATCATGACGAAGAAAAGCTGGTATCCCTGGGTTGTTGCCATCGATATCATCGGACCCATCTTGATTGCTATTGGTATGATTTTCTCCAAGCCGATTGAATACATTGGTGTCAGTTTGTTCGCCTGCAATATTGTGGTATACACCGCTTATCTCCTTGCTTACTTGAGGAAAAATGCTTTGGATATTAAGGCAGCCTTCTTCTTAGGCCTTTCTTGCCTAGCCTTTTACACGGTTGTTGTTATTTCCATCTTCTATCCGTTACTGAAAAATATGTACTCCTTAACCATACTCGATTTTATTCCTATCTATGGATCTCTGCATGCGTTTGGTTTTGTCTTATGTGGACTAATTGGTTGGGTGTTTATGGTAGACTTCATTAAGGAAAAGGCTAACCAATCGGGGCTCTAG
- a CDS encoding TetR/AcrR family transcriptional regulator yields the protein MGRKQSFTETELLDTTKKLVLEHGYDGFHLKLLSQHLSGARSTIYQYYSNKEEIVAACMKRVMVTVLENALAIDETDPMDALEQLLLVYVEESTLHQLLGNASKINTTNSSAAARDLEYIEEAHTTLKIQLSRLFERAQQDKSLRQDMPLPVLISVFFNLIDTPNMLNIPAPDWGKLLFQMWIGGAKS from the coding sequence ATGGGAAGAAAACAATCTTTTACGGAGACAGAGCTACTTGATACGACAAAAAAATTAGTGCTTGAGCATGGATACGACGGTTTTCATCTCAAGTTGCTCTCACAGCATCTGTCAGGAGCCCGAAGCACTATTTATCAATATTACTCTAATAAAGAAGAGATCGTGGCTGCTTGTATGAAGCGCGTAATGGTAACGGTATTAGAAAATGCGTTAGCTATTGATGAGACTGATCCTATGGACGCTCTCGAACAGTTACTTCTCGTTTACGTAGAAGAATCTACACTTCATCAACTTCTGGGAAATGCCAGTAAAATTAATACTACTAATTCTTCGGCGGCAGCAAGAGATCTTGAATATATTGAGGAAGCACATACGACTCTTAAAATTCAATTATCACGATTGTTTGAACGCGCACAACAGGATAAAAGCTTGCGACAAGATATGCCACTTCCTGTACTTATTAGTGTTTTTTTTAACTTGATTGATACGCCAAATATGCTGAATATCCCTGCACCTGATTGGGGGAAGCTGTTGTTTCAAATGTGGATCGGAGGAGCCAAGAGCTAA
- a CDS encoding zinc-binding alcohol dehydrogenase family protein, translating into MKAVGLTRYLPIDNPQSLVDIVVEKPKATGRDILVKVTAISINPVDTKVRAPKEKVEEVPKILGWDVAGVVEETGPDCSLFRPGDEVFYAGSIARQGGNSEYHLVDERIVGRKPVSLSFVEAAALPLTSITAWEALFTRMSISQDPGFNKGKALLIIGAAGGVGSIATQLSKQAGLTVIGTASRSETVSWVKSMGADYTINHHEPLLPQLQSIGFTSVPYIFCLNALEKHWTGISEAISPQGVVCAIDDPTSPLDLTLLKQKSVTFVWEFMFTRAVYETDDMIEQHLLLNRIADAVDNQKLKTTLAQVLGPISADNLRQAHKFLESNRTIGKIVLEGFI; encoded by the coding sequence ATGAAGGCGGTAGGATTAACTCGTTACCTTCCAATTGACAATCCCCAAAGCCTGGTGGACATAGTTGTTGAAAAACCAAAAGCAACAGGTCGTGACATTTTGGTCAAAGTTACAGCTATATCGATCAATCCTGTTGATACAAAGGTACGAGCGCCTAAGGAAAAAGTTGAGGAAGTTCCTAAAATTCTAGGTTGGGATGTGGCAGGAGTCGTCGAAGAGACAGGGCCAGACTGTTCATTGTTTCGTCCGGGAGATGAAGTTTTTTATGCTGGCAGTATTGCACGACAAGGCGGAAACAGTGAATACCATCTGGTCGATGAACGAATCGTTGGGCGCAAACCTGTTTCCTTAAGTTTTGTGGAAGCCGCAGCTCTTCCCTTAACATCCATTACAGCCTGGGAAGCATTATTTACCCGAATGTCTATTTCCCAAGATCCGGGTTTCAACAAAGGAAAGGCTCTGCTGATTATTGGTGCAGCCGGGGGTGTAGGTTCCATTGCCACTCAGCTTTCAAAACAAGCGGGGCTTACTGTAATCGGGACTGCTTCCCGATCGGAGACGGTTAGCTGGGTTAAATCAATGGGCGCGGACTATACCATTAATCACCATGAGCCACTCCTTCCACAACTTCAATCAATTGGATTTACAAGCGTTCCCTATATTTTTTGCCTGAATGCTTTGGAAAAACACTGGACCGGTATTAGTGAAGCTATTTCTCCGCAAGGAGTTGTATGCGCAATTGATGATCCGACCTCTCCGCTGGACCTCACATTGCTTAAGCAAAAAAGCGTCACCTTCGTGTGGGAGTTTATGTTTACTCGCGCTGTTTACGAAACAGATGATATGATTGAGCAGCATTTATTGCTTAATCGTATTGCTGATGCTGTGGATAACCAAAAATTAAAGACAACACTGGCCCAGGTCCTTGGACCCATCTCAGCAGATAATCTCCGGCAAGCCCACAAATTTTTGGAGAGCAATAGGACGATTGGTAAAATTGTACTGGAAGGTTTTATTTAA
- a CDS encoding 5'-nucleotidase C-terminal domain-containing protein yields the protein MYWKKVLGQSTIRVATAALLLTQLLGAAGSVSAAGNDVEVHLIGINDFHGQLDTTSIVSDKKAGTAPILATYLKEAQAKYEHSLLFHNGDSVGASAPVSSLDRDEPTMEWMNMMGFDVASLGNHEFDQGIAALKAQIFGGLDPKEGKVTHAGAKFDYVNANVIETATGKTLIKPYVIKEVGGVKIGFIGLVTKSTPAKVSPSGTAGVRFLSAEEEVEAVNKYAKELQDQGVETIIVLAHDPATTKEGVTTGEAADLAKALPADSPVDVIVAGDNHALANGEVNGKLIVQAYSYGTAFEDIKLMIDPATGDVTEKSASVTTTFQEGVKEDPESLAIIKKSLDKHPELTKPVGTTDGSVTRTDAYNNEAALGNLIADSMRHADFGDKASAADFAFMNPGGIRADLPKGDVTFADLAKIQPFGNTLVKLELTGEQIKTLLQQQWGTNADGTPNTKTLQISGLKYTADFNKPVAERVTGLTLEDGTPVDPAKTYTAVVNNFMAAGGDNYKVLVDAKSSLAGPIDLDVFYQYIVDTFKGADIVAKTEGRITNLAASTEETETPVSTEFISRAEFVSALVDLLKLNEVATAPAFKDVAANAAYADAIAEATHAGFIQGYGGNFNPDRDITREEAATILAKLVKDQSSDKNAATIIAGFEDGKTVSTYAVKSMAKLIDKGILSAAEKNLLQPKQGLSANDAKALIQKAVAAKAS from the coding sequence ATGTATTGGAAAAAAGTTTTGGGCCAAAGCACAATTCGTGTGGCAACTGCTGCACTATTACTCACCCAACTATTGGGCGCAGCAGGTTCTGTCTCTGCCGCAGGCAACGATGTAGAAGTACACTTAATTGGTATCAATGACTTCCACGGTCAGTTAGATACCACATCGATCGTTAGTGATAAAAAGGCAGGAACGGCTCCAATTCTAGCAACCTACTTAAAAGAAGCACAAGCAAAATATGAACATTCCCTTCTCTTCCATAATGGAGACTCTGTGGGTGCATCTGCTCCAGTCTCATCTCTCGATCGGGACGAGCCTACCATGGAATGGATGAATATGATGGGCTTCGATGTAGCATCTCTGGGCAATCATGAATTCGACCAAGGTATCGCTGCTTTGAAGGCACAAATCTTCGGTGGTCTTGATCCAAAAGAAGGCAAAGTAACTCATGCGGGTGCTAAATTTGATTACGTCAATGCAAACGTCATTGAAACTGCCACTGGCAAAACATTGATTAAACCCTATGTTATTAAAGAAGTGGGCGGAGTCAAAATTGGATTCATCGGGTTAGTGACGAAATCCACACCTGCCAAAGTATCCCCATCTGGGACAGCTGGCGTGCGTTTCCTAAGTGCAGAAGAAGAAGTTGAAGCCGTTAATAAATATGCAAAAGAGTTGCAAGATCAAGGTGTAGAAACGATCATCGTTTTGGCGCATGATCCAGCAACAACCAAAGAAGGCGTAACCACTGGAGAAGCGGCTGATTTGGCAAAAGCTTTGCCAGCAGATTCCCCTGTTGACGTTATCGTCGCAGGTGACAACCATGCTTTAGCTAACGGTGAAGTGAATGGAAAATTGATCGTTCAAGCGTATTCTTATGGTACGGCATTTGAAGATATTAAATTGATGATTGACCCTGCTACTGGGGATGTAACTGAGAAATCAGCTAGCGTTACAACGACTTTCCAAGAGGGTGTAAAAGAAGACCCTGAATCTTTAGCTATTATTAAAAAATCATTAGACAAGCATCCTGAGCTGACGAAGCCAGTAGGTACAACGGATGGTTCTGTTACCCGTACAGATGCTTATAATAACGAAGCCGCTCTTGGCAACCTCATTGCAGATTCAATGCGTCATGCAGATTTTGGAGATAAGGCAAGCGCTGCTGACTTTGCATTTATGAATCCAGGTGGTATTCGTGCGGATCTGCCAAAAGGCGATGTGACCTTTGCTGATCTTGCTAAAATCCAACCGTTTGGTAACACTCTAGTGAAACTGGAGCTGACTGGCGAACAAATTAAAACCTTGTTGCAGCAACAATGGGGGACCAACGCTGACGGTACACCAAACACCAAAACTCTACAGATCTCTGGCTTGAAATATACTGCCGATTTCAATAAGCCAGTGGCAGAACGTGTTACTGGTCTCACTCTTGAAGATGGCACACCTGTTGATCCTGCAAAAACATATACGGCTGTAGTTAACAACTTTATGGCTGCAGGTGGAGATAACTATAAAGTGCTAGTAGATGCTAAATCATCCTTGGCTGGTCCTATCGATCTGGATGTATTCTACCAGTACATTGTAGATACGTTTAAAGGCGCTGACATTGTGGCTAAAACGGAAGGACGTATCACGAATCTAGCTGCATCTACAGAGGAAACAGAAACACCTGTAAGCACAGAATTCATTTCCCGTGCTGAATTTGTAAGTGCTCTTGTAGACCTGTTGAAACTGAACGAAGTAGCGACAGCACCTGCATTCAAGGATGTTGCTGCTAACGCTGCATATGCAGATGCAATTGCTGAAGCGACTCATGCTGGATTCATTCAAGGCTACGGTGGTAACTTTAATCCTGATCGTGATATCACACGTGAAGAAGCGGCTACCATTCTTGCTAAATTGGTAAAAGACCAATCCTCTGATAAAAATGCGGCTACAATCATTGCAGGCTTTGAAGATGGCAAAACCGTTTCTACCTATGCGGTAAAATCGATGGCAAAACTGATTGACAAAGGTATTCTTAGTGCAGCAGAGAAGAACCTGCTTCAACCTAAACAAGGTCTTTCTGCTAACGATGCCAAAGCTTTAATTCAAAAAGCTGTTGCAGCAAAAGCTTCATAA